The Holophagales bacterium nucleotide sequence TGCCACGGGACGCTGCTGTGATCGGGAAGTGCGTGGAGGGCGTAGCCAACGAGGCGGGCGTGACGGGGAAGACCCGCGAGGAACGCGACCTGGCCGTAGGTGGCGACGCGGCCGCGCGGGATGCGCCGAACGACGGCGTAGATGAGGGAGTGCGTGGAGGAAGAGGAAGGCAAGGATGCGTGCGGGCGATGCCTAACGTCTGGCATCAGCGGCGAGCGAAGCGAGTCCGCTGCATGCCGGGGTTAGCCTGCTGATAGTGGGTGTGAAGGAGAGGCACGGTCAGTCGACGATGAAGAGACGTGCGCCGGTCTTCGTGGAGGACCTGTGCGGCGCGACATCGTCGGAGACCTGGTAAGACGTGCCAGCTGAAAGGGTGTGGACGGCGCCACCGTGGATCTCGGTGAGGAGCTCGCCTTCGAGGACGAACAGGATGTGGCCGCGTGAGCACCAATGGTCGGCAAGATAGCCCGGAGAGTAGGTGACGACGCGGACACGAACATCGCCGGCCTGAACGGTGCGCCAGGTCGCGACGCCGGAAACGCCGGGATGAGTGGTCTGCGGAACAGTGGACCAGTCGGTGACGCCGAAAGGCACGCCCTCAATCTTCATGTCTTGGTTCTCCGAGTTACGGGAGGCTCCGCTTGATGCCCGGGGCGAAGTGACAACCACAGAGTTCCGTCAGCTGGCTAACGTCTGGCATCAGCGGCGAGCGTAGCGAGTCCGCTGCATGCCGGGGTTAGGCGGCGCGCGGCTTTGAATGATTTCCAGATCGCCGTCGACGAACCCGAAGGCGACAGCTTCAGCGGCCAAGAGGCGCCGCGCCCCGGACTGTCGGACTGGAGGTAGGTGTGGAGAAGCCCGCGCGAAGGTCTTGAGCGCCTTGTTCCAGGTTGAGCCCGCGTGGAGGTGACTGAGCACGAACACGGGCTCTCTGGCTGCGAACACTTCGGAACAGGGCCAGTCGGAGTCGTCTGGATCGAAGCGAGAACAGCCGACGAGCTCTGCGTGCCACTGGCCTGGGGCCTCGTAGAGGATCCGGCGCGGACCGCAATGGCCTCGGGCGCGACCGTGGCCCATGGGATGCTGTCCGCCCAATGTTGAAACTCCTGGATGCTGGCCGTCGAGGAAGGCATCTCAAGTCTCCGGGTGAGTTGTGTGGGTCATCCGCCTAACGTCTGGCATCAGCGGCGAGCGTAGCGAGTCCGCTGCATGCCGGGGTTAGGCGC carries:
- a CDS encoding MGMT family protein is translated as MPDVRHRPHASLPSSSSTHSLIYAVVRRIPRGRVATYGQVAFLAGLPRHARLVGYALHALPDHSSVPWHRVVNVQGRTSPRSDGMGHDQLQRLMLQREGVRFSRQGVLSLARYQWHPRTPATTS
- a CDS encoding DHCW motif cupin fold protein, with the translated sequence MKIEGVPFGVTDWSTVPQTTHPGVSGVATWRTVQAGDVRVRVVTYSPGYLADHWCSRGHILFVLEGELLTEIHGGAVHTLSAGTSYQVSDDVAPHRSSTKTGARLFIVD